From one Triticum urartu cultivar G1812 chromosome 3, Tu2.1, whole genome shotgun sequence genomic stretch:
- the LOC125548976 gene encoding auxin-responsive protein SAUR71-like, which translates to MAMAMWRKKEAAGAIGGAAPACVVRSAGEGGGKIPKGYVPMVLVGDEGEREERVLVHVGMLTEPRVLALLEMSAQRFGYGQRGVLRIPCGVERFEQTVRGHRRETQEPACAAAH; encoded by the coding sequence ATGGCCATGGCTATGTGGAGAAAGAAGGAGGCGGCCGGAGCCATAGGCGGCGCCGCCCCGGCATGCGTTGTTCGCTCCGCCGGCGAGGGCGGGGGCAAGATCCCGAAGGGCTACGTCCCGATGGTCCTCGTCGGCGACGAGGGAGAAAGGGAGGAAAGGGTGCTGGTTCACGTCGGGATGCTCACGGAGCCGCGCGTCCTGGCTCTGCTGGAGATGTCCGCGCAGCGGTTCGGGTACGGCCAGCGGGGCGTCCTGAGGATCCCGTGCGGCGTGGAGCGGTTCGAGCAGACGGTCCGTGGCCACCGGCGGGAGACGCAGGAGCCTGCGTGCGCGGCAGCACACTAA